The following are from one region of the Verrucomicrobiaceae bacterium genome:
- a CDS encoding ABC transporter permease: protein MSESDPQSLSPMRAAWRRFRRYRLNVIALWFLIALVVLCLFGPYFSPYAPDVQDLELKATSLSPQHWLGTDTLGRDMLTRILHGGRVSLAVGLLATAVAACIGVAYGLISGLAGGRIDAVMMRLVDILYAFPFINFVILLMVVFGRHFWLIFIAIGAVEWLTMARVVRGQVLSLKNLEFVTAAKACGAGFWHIVVKHLLPNVLGPVIIYASLTVPGVMLLEATLSFLGLGIQPPKSSWGVLLGDGSQVMQTYPWLLLYPGLFFSSTLLALNILGDGLRDAFDPKSAAQE, encoded by the coding sequence ATGAGTGAATCAGACCCACAGAGCCTCTCGCCGATGCGGGCCGCCTGGAGGCGGTTCCGCAGGTATCGGCTCAATGTGATCGCGCTATGGTTCCTCATCGCGCTGGTGGTGCTGTGTCTGTTCGGGCCGTATTTTTCTCCTTATGCGCCTGATGTGCAGGATTTGGAGCTCAAAGCCACGAGCCTCAGCCCGCAGCACTGGCTGGGCACTGACACGCTGGGTCGTGACATGCTCACTCGCATCCTACATGGTGGCCGCGTATCGCTCGCGGTCGGGCTACTAGCCACCGCAGTCGCAGCCTGCATCGGTGTAGCCTACGGACTCATCAGCGGCCTCGCTGGTGGGCGCATCGACGCCGTGATGATGCGCCTCGTGGACATCCTTTACGCCTTCCCATTCATCAATTTCGTGATCCTGCTCATGGTCGTGTTTGGGAGGCACTTCTGGCTCATTTTTATCGCCATCGGTGCTGTGGAATGGCTCACCATGGCCCGTGTGGTGCGCGGGCAGGTGCTCTCACTGAAAAATCTCGAATTCGTCACCGCAGCAAAGGCCTGTGGTGCGGGCTTCTGGCATATCGTGGTGAAGCATCTGCTGCCAAACGTCCTCGGCCCGGTCATCATCTATGCCAGCCTCACTGTGCCAGGCGTGATGTTGCTAGAGGCCACCCTGAGCTTTCTCGGACTCGGCATCCAGCCGCCGAAATCCAGTTGGGGCGTGCTACTCGGTGATGGCTCGCAAGTGATGCAGACCTATCCGTGGTTGCTGCTTTATCCGGGTCTCTTTTTCAGCAGCACACTGTTGGCACTCAACATCCTCGGTGATGGCCTACGTGATGCCTTTGACCCGAAGTCTGCTGCTCAGGAGTGA
- a CDS encoding ABC transporter permease, whose protein sequence is MLRFLLSRLIQGLIVILAVITITFALSRMLPGGPIQSEKNTSPEAIAAQRAYLGLDKPWYVQLGMQIGHYARLDLPESFHFKGRGVDEIIASGFPVSGAVGLTALVIALALGVPLGALAALKPNTLEDRACMLAATCGICTPSMILGPVIALLLGLKLRWFNASGWYDPSDVVMPALTLGIIYSAQIARLTRGSLRETLAQEFIRTARAKGASESSVVFLHALKLACLPVLNFLGPAAAGLLTGSIVVESVFQLPGLGQFFIASAINRDMNLAIGISVFYATLIVGFNLLVDVLQAWLNPRIRLNA, encoded by the coding sequence ATGCTCCGCTTTCTCCTCAGCCGCCTCATCCAGGGCCTAATCGTGATCCTCGCGGTGATCACGATTACCTTTGCGCTTTCGCGCATGCTCCCTGGTGGGCCGATCCAGAGTGAGAAAAACACCTCGCCAGAGGCCATCGCGGCACAACGTGCCTACTTGGGGCTCGATAAGCCCTGGTATGTGCAATTGGGCATGCAGATCGGGCATTATGCACGGCTGGATCTGCCAGAGTCCTTCCATTTTAAAGGCAGAGGTGTCGATGAGATCATCGCCTCTGGGTTTCCAGTCTCAGGAGCAGTCGGTCTGACAGCGCTGGTCATCGCGCTCGCTCTCGGAGTGCCACTGGGAGCCCTAGCGGCCCTGAAACCGAACACGCTGGAGGATCGTGCGTGCATGCTGGCGGCTACCTGCGGCATCTGCACACCGAGCATGATTTTGGGGCCCGTCATCGCCTTGCTCCTCGGCCTGAAGCTGCGCTGGTTCAATGCCTCTGGCTGGTACGATCCCTCCGATGTCGTGATGCCCGCTTTGACACTGGGCATCATCTACAGTGCCCAGATCGCCCGCCTCACGCGTGGCAGCCTGCGGGAGACACTGGCCCAGGAATTCATCCGCACCGCAAGGGCCAAAGGAGCGAGCGAAAGCTCTGTCGTCTTCCTCCATGCGCTGAAGCTTGCCTGCTTGCCGGTGCTGAATTTTCTCGGTCCAGCGGCTGCTGGGCTACTCACGGGCAGCATTGTCGTAGAATCCGTGTTTCAACTGCCGGGTCTGGGCCAGTTCTTCATCGCCTCAGCCATCAATCGGGACATGAATCTCGCTATCGGCATCTCTGTCTTCTACGCCACGCTCATCGTCGGCTTTAACCTGCTGGTGGACGTCCTCCAGGCCTGGCTCAATCCGCGCATCCGTCTCAATGCATGA
- a CDS encoding MFS transporter has translation MSNTTTRTFRNELWRSLPAGVLDTLTATFGMLLAVRVHHMGDVAKASFLAATSGGMVTSLFVVPLLLRMRSTIARTAAKVQILGGACMGISAAFPHHAWLFLTGLGMGIFCFSMQIPLMTQIYRMNYPEAERGRLYAVTGVTRAAAAALFGWLAGRALELDLQRYSWLLWAFALCGIVSGLWTYGLPAVPWEPAAGQNHGLWSSLRWIRADRDFRTLLISWMIMGVGNLIAASLFVEYLANPVHGINLPEKEVAFVTCVVPVLSRLVFSYPWGLVYDRFHLFTVRAALNLFFAAGILVFYLGHGMVWWTLGMALWGMANAGGNVTWALWVTKLAPPHAVAEYMSVHTFLTGMRGLLTPFLAFALLKVMSFDTLAMICGAGIISASAFITMQTPGAGPASAGAARRERL, from the coding sequence GTGAGTAACACGACAACACGCACCTTCCGCAACGAGCTATGGCGCTCCTTGCCCGCAGGGGTGCTAGACACGCTCACAGCCACCTTTGGCATGCTGCTGGCCGTCCGCGTGCATCACATGGGGGATGTGGCAAAGGCCTCCTTCCTCGCAGCGACGAGTGGTGGCATGGTGACGAGTCTATTCGTCGTACCGCTGCTTTTGCGCATGCGCAGCACCATCGCCCGCACCGCCGCAAAGGTGCAGATCCTCGGCGGAGCGTGCATGGGCATCTCGGCCGCATTTCCGCACCATGCGTGGCTTTTTCTCACCGGGCTGGGCATGGGCATTTTTTGCTTTTCCATGCAGATCCCGCTCATGACCCAGATTTACCGCATGAACTACCCAGAGGCGGAGCGTGGCCGACTCTATGCCGTGACGGGCGTCACGCGTGCGGCGGCGGCGGCCCTCTTCGGCTGGTTGGCGGGGCGTGCGCTGGAGCTGGACTTGCAGCGCTACTCCTGGCTGCTGTGGGCCTTTGCCCTCTGTGGGATCGTCAGCGGCCTGTGGACCTATGGATTACCCGCAGTGCCATGGGAGCCCGCAGCGGGTCAAAACCACGGCCTGTGGAGCTCCCTCCGCTGGATACGTGCGGATCGTGATTTTCGCACCTTACTCATCTCCTGGATGATCATGGGCGTGGGCAATCTCATCGCCGCGAGTCTTTTCGTCGAGTATCTGGCCAATCCGGTGCACGGAATCAATTTACCAGAGAAGGAAGTCGCCTTTGTGACCTGCGTGGTGCCAGTGCTATCACGGCTGGTCTTCTCTTATCCGTGGGGGCTGGTGTATGATCGGTTTCACCTCTTCACGGTGCGTGCGGCACTGAATCTATTCTTTGCAGCAGGCATCCTCGTCTTTTATCTCGGCCATGGCATGGTGTGGTGGACGCTAGGCATGGCCCTCTGGGGCATGGCCAATGCCGGTGGCAATGTCACCTGGGCACTGTGGGTGACGAAACTGGCCCCGCCGCATGCCGTCGCTGAGTACATGAGCGTCCACACCTTCCTCACCGGCATGCGGGGCCTGCTCACACCGTTTCTGGCCTTCGCCTTGCTGAAGGTGATGTCTTTTGACACACTCGCGATGATCTGTGGCGCGGGCATCATCAGCGCCAGCGCCTTCATCACGATGCAGACTCCTGGCGCGGGGCCAGCCTCCGCCGGTGCGGCCCGCCGGGAGAGATTGTGA
- a CDS encoding HAD-IIIA family hydrolase, which translates to MSATLTPAVFFDRDGVVNASPGDGYVLCVEDFRLSPGIVDALSLCRERGYKLILVTSQQGVGKGRMTQATLDDIHAQMQSMLAMRGAQFDGIYACTHLAGTCTCRKPSPEMIFHACEVHGLDLSRSWLVGDHDRDIQMAKNASVPCTVRILSHHEPNVVATHTLADTLKLAGCLREHLPSVL; encoded by the coding sequence ATGTCTGCAACGCTCACACCAGCCGTTTTCTTCGATCGCGATGGCGTCGTCAATGCCTCTCCAGGGGATGGCTATGTGCTCTGCGTGGAGGATTTTCGATTGAGCCCCGGAATCGTCGATGCGCTCTCTCTATGCCGTGAGCGTGGCTACAAGCTCATCCTCGTCACCAGCCAACAAGGCGTGGGAAAAGGGCGCATGACGCAGGCCACGCTCGATGACATCCATGCGCAGATGCAGAGCATGCTGGCGATGCGCGGGGCTCAGTTCGATGGCATTTATGCCTGCACGCACCTCGCGGGCACCTGCACTTGCCGCAAACCGTCCCCAGAGATGATTTTCCACGCCTGTGAGGTCCACGGGCTCGATCTGAGCCGGAGCTGGCTCGTCGGTGATCATGATCGCGATATCCAAATGGCGAAAAATGCCAGCGTGCCCTGCACCGTGCGCATCCTGAGCCATCATGAGCCAAATGTGGTCGCCACCCATACTCTGGCCGACACGCTGAAGCTGGCAGGCTGCCTGCGGGAGCACCTGCCGAGTGTGCTTTGA
- a CDS encoding sugar phosphate isomerase/epimerase, which yields MNTRRHFFSTILGATAATSLRGQDAAKLSFKGENIQFGLVTYQWGKDWDIATLIKNCAEAEVTGVELRVEHKHGVTVDLTPKQRSEVRQQFEDSPVKLLGLGTNFEFHAADPEVLKKNVEGAKAFIKLSHDIGGTGVKVKPNSLVKDVPAEQTLAQIGKALAELGAYSLGFGQEIRLEVHGKDTSLLPNVKKIMEACADAENVRVCWNSNDTDLQGEGLEANFALVRERLGHTVHIRGVGQVAYPHDKLAKLLVDADYEGHVCLEAHKLPDGDPVAALKKERDLFMAMVRAARQAAA from the coding sequence ATGAACACACGTCGCCACTTTTTCTCCACCATCCTCGGCGCTACGGCTGCCACCTCGCTACGCGGGCAGGATGCCGCGAAGCTCTCTTTCAAAGGGGAGAATATCCAGTTCGGACTCGTCACCTATCAGTGGGGGAAGGACTGGGACATCGCCACGCTGATCAAGAACTGCGCGGAGGCAGAGGTCACGGGCGTGGAATTACGCGTGGAGCATAAGCACGGCGTGACGGTTGATTTGACCCCGAAGCAGCGCTCGGAGGTGCGGCAGCAGTTTGAGGACTCCCCAGTTAAATTATTGGGCCTGGGTACCAATTTTGAATTCCACGCGGCTGATCCTGAGGTGCTGAAGAAGAACGTGGAGGGCGCAAAGGCCTTCATCAAGCTCAGTCATGACATCGGGGGCACGGGGGTGAAGGTGAAGCCGAACTCGCTGGTCAAAGACGTGCCTGCTGAGCAGACGCTGGCCCAGATCGGCAAAGCGCTGGCGGAGTTGGGTGCCTACTCACTCGGTTTCGGCCAGGAGATCCGTCTCGAAGTGCATGGGAAGGACACCTCGCTGCTGCCGAATGTGAAGAAGATCATGGAGGCCTGTGCCGATGCTGAAAATGTCCGCGTCTGCTGGAACTCCAATGACACAGATCTGCAAGGCGAGGGCCTGGAGGCGAATTTTGCCCTCGTGCGGGAGCGTCTCGGCCACACCGTCCACATCCGCGGCGTCGGTCAGGTGGCCTATCCCCATGACAAACTGGCCAAACTGCTCGTCGATGCCGATTACGAAGGCCACGTCTGCCTAGAGGCTCATAAGCTGCCGGATGGTGATCCCGTGGCGGCACTCAAAAAGGAGCGTGACCTCTTCATGGCGATGGTGAGAGCTGCGCGGCAGGCAGCGGCTTGA
- a CDS encoding response regulator transcription factor → MKSKIYILDDHPIVIEGLKKLIDSQEDMQVIGSAEDANTALQQAGKLKPDLVILDITLKDRSGVDLIKKIKATHPNIQVLVYSMHDENVYAERCLRAGAMGYVMKAEQPTRVLQGLRQIVSGSFFFSAALLGSIVSGGSPRSGARGEPARMLSDRQLEIFEMVGRGFDSHSIAEKLGLSAKTVDAHKANIRQKLALASARELLMEAVRWVEK, encoded by the coding sequence GTGAAAAGTAAAATCTATATACTCGACGACCATCCCATCGTTATCGAAGGGCTTAAGAAACTCATTGATTCGCAGGAGGACATGCAAGTCATCGGCAGCGCCGAAGACGCCAACACTGCTCTCCAACAAGCAGGCAAACTAAAGCCTGATCTTGTCATCCTCGACATCACGCTGAAAGACCGCAGCGGAGTGGACCTCATCAAAAAAATCAAGGCCACTCATCCCAACATCCAAGTGCTCGTTTACTCGATGCACGACGAGAACGTGTATGCCGAGCGCTGCCTCCGTGCTGGTGCTATGGGCTATGTCATGAAGGCAGAGCAGCCCACCCGCGTGCTCCAGGGACTGCGCCAAATCGTCAGCGGCTCGTTCTTCTTCAGCGCCGCTCTGCTGGGCAGCATCGTCTCTGGCGGCAGCCCCCGTAGTGGTGCCCGTGGAGAGCCCGCTCGCATGCTCAGTGACCGCCAGCTCGAAATCTTCGAAATGGTCGGCCGTGGCTTCGACTCACACTCCATCGCGGAAAAACTAGGCCTCAGCGCCAAAACCGTCGATGCACACAAGGCAAATATCCGCCAGAAACTCGCCCTCGCCTCTGCCCGTGAGCTCCTCATGGAAGCTGTCCGCTGGGTCGAAAAATAG
- a CDS encoding PAS domain S-box protein, whose product MKKPVPKTAPKPAREELNIGIEEVGMLVSQAGELDLFAEGVLGTPRQVLYIFSFQTQKFSTGQDQVYSLYGYKPGEVEKSYKDGWDGIIHPEDKPAYRSMNEQLQAGKENGLQTLRMRVRRKSGDYEWIQWHARVFERDDQGKVISQIGHVRIITPLVAAEQALQQSEERYRQLFQNSTVAVLTFNKQFIIQDANPACCQMLGHKLNSLRRMEITDITAPGARASLRRRLLSMKNGGCGPTVFDTVLERADGSRIEVQCSPTCITSDSNSQCMLVIHDMTGRNREEEDRRRAALLTGILLDNAPIAIALLDTDGRILRINRTAEAVFGIPASQSVGHELWSMPIFNAEDIDASKKRFLSVLTGSTDKVGSTLTLRAKDGSPRIIASETTAVRRAQGGTDFLVVTGMDMTERRRLEAEVIRAAQQEQLRIGHDLHDGVGQTLAGISAMVQTLADGLEGTHRQDAQRIHELVHGALEEVRRLSHGLSTAAVRRGGLAGGLRLLAESLRKDFRRQCDCQIDESLVFQNEEMQLHLLRIAQEAVNNAMRHGNAQKIHLSLRRQDANTLVLEITDNGQGMRKNAVVGEGAPPAGIGIQVMEYRANLIGGHLNVQEVSRKGVRVTCHFPDQFLKPELLTKPSSPGTKGYREK is encoded by the coding sequence GTGAAGAAACCTGTCCCGAAAACTGCCCCTAAGCCTGCCAGAGAGGAGCTGAATATCGGCATCGAAGAAGTGGGCATGCTCGTCTCGCAAGCGGGAGAGCTGGACCTATTCGCCGAAGGAGTCCTCGGCACCCCGCGACAGGTTCTTTATATTTTCAGCTTCCAGACGCAGAAGTTCAGCACTGGCCAAGACCAGGTTTACAGCCTTTATGGCTACAAACCAGGCGAGGTCGAGAAATCCTACAAAGATGGCTGGGATGGCATCATCCACCCTGAGGATAAGCCCGCCTACCGCAGTATGAACGAGCAGCTCCAGGCAGGGAAAGAGAATGGCCTGCAAACTCTGCGCATGCGCGTGCGGCGCAAAAGCGGTGATTATGAATGGATCCAGTGGCATGCACGCGTTTTCGAGCGCGACGATCAAGGGAAGGTCATCTCGCAAATCGGTCATGTGCGGATCATCACACCGCTCGTCGCGGCTGAACAGGCCCTCCAGCAATCAGAGGAGCGCTACCGCCAGCTATTTCAAAATAGCACCGTGGCCGTGCTGACCTTCAATAAGCAATTCATCATCCAAGATGCCAATCCTGCATGCTGCCAGATGCTCGGCCACAAACTGAACAGCTTGCGGCGCATGGAGATCACGGACATCACGGCACCGGGAGCCCGTGCCTCACTGCGCCGGCGGCTACTCAGCATGAAAAATGGAGGCTGTGGACCGACCGTCTTTGATACCGTGCTTGAGCGTGCAGATGGCAGTCGCATCGAGGTACAATGCAGTCCCACCTGCATCACGAGCGACTCTAACAGCCAGTGCATGCTCGTCATTCATGACATGACTGGCCGTAATAGGGAGGAAGAAGACCGCCGCCGCGCCGCACTGCTCACAGGTATCCTGCTCGACAATGCACCGATCGCCATTGCCCTACTGGACACAGATGGTCGCATTTTGAGGATCAATCGCACCGCCGAGGCTGTCTTTGGCATCCCCGCGAGTCAGTCCGTGGGCCATGAGCTGTGGTCCATGCCCATTTTTAATGCGGAGGACATCGACGCATCAAAGAAACGTTTCCTCTCGGTACTCACTGGTAGCACCGATAAAGTCGGCTCCACACTCACTCTACGAGCAAAGGACGGCTCACCGCGCATCATCGCCAGCGAGACCACCGCCGTGCGAAGGGCGCAGGGCGGCACAGACTTCCTCGTCGTCACAGGTATGGATATGACCGAAAGGCGGCGGCTGGAGGCAGAGGTCATCCGTGCCGCCCAGCAGGAGCAGCTCCGCATCGGCCACGATCTGCATGATGGCGTGGGGCAGACGCTGGCAGGAATTTCTGCGATGGTGCAAACATTGGCAGACGGGCTGGAGGGCACCCACCGGCAGGATGCCCAGCGTATCCATGAGCTCGTGCATGGAGCCCTGGAGGAAGTGCGGCGGCTCTCCCACGGCCTCTCCACAGCCGCCGTTCGCCGAGGCGGGCTCGCTGGTGGATTACGCCTGCTGGCAGAGAGTCTGCGAAAGGATTTCCGCAGGCAGTGCGACTGCCAGATCGATGAGAGCTTGGTCTTTCAAAACGAGGAAATGCAGCTTCATCTCCTACGCATCGCTCAGGAGGCGGTGAACAATGCGATGCGCCACGGCAATGCTCAAAAGATCCACCTTTCCCTACGCCGACAAGACGCAAACACCCTTGTATTGGAGATCACAGATAATGGCCAGGGGATGAGAAAAAACGCTGTCGTAGGAGAGGGCGCCCCACCTGCTGGAATAGGTATTCAGGTCATGGAATACCGGGCCAATCTCATCGGCGGGCACTTGAACGTCCAGGAAGTCTCCCGGAAAGGTGTTCGTGTGACCTGCCATTTTCCTGACCAATTCCTTAAGCCAGAGCTATTGACAAAACCCTCATCTCCAGGCACAAAGGGATACCGTGAAAAGTAA
- a CDS encoding alpha/beta hydrolase — MHHRYLLLFLALLPLVAHAQAPKAGKKKTPPVKLTTAQVATSEVVYKKTPEGELKLHFYRPAGEVGITALRPCIVFFFGGGWKNGSYLQFVPQAEYLASRGMVAACADYRILNVHGTLPDKAVEDAKSAIRWVRGHSTELGIDPGKIIAAGGSAGGHLAACTALVKAYDAPGDDAAISCRPDAMVLFNPAMNIDTLFKERVTGDTKGFTLEMAEAITPNRFIAKDTPPAIFFFGTADKLKTGADEYMRKARELGLRAEMWTAAEMPHGFFNREPWTQVTAQQMHVFLASLGYLGGESAVIMPEKAPALKKEE, encoded by the coding sequence ATGCACCACCGCTATTTACTGCTTTTCCTCGCCCTTTTGCCCCTCGTAGCGCATGCGCAGGCCCCCAAGGCCGGGAAGAAGAAAACTCCACCCGTGAAGCTCACCACGGCCCAGGTCGCCACCAGCGAGGTCGTTTATAAAAAGACGCCAGAAGGCGAGCTGAAGCTGCATTTTTATCGTCCGGCAGGCGAAGTGGGCATCACCGCGCTGCGGCCCTGCATCGTGTTCTTTTTCGGCGGTGGCTGGAAAAACGGCTCCTACCTGCAATTCGTGCCGCAGGCCGAGTACCTCGCCTCACGCGGCATGGTGGCTGCCTGTGCCGATTACCGCATCCTGAATGTCCATGGCACGCTGCCGGACAAAGCGGTCGAGGACGCGAAAAGTGCCATCCGCTGGGTGCGTGGCCATTCCACGGAGTTGGGCATCGATCCGGGGAAAATCATCGCTGCGGGCGGCTCCGCAGGCGGGCACCTCGCTGCCTGCACGGCGCTGGTAAAGGCCTACGACGCCCCTGGCGATGATGCCGCCATTTCCTGCCGCCCAGATGCGATGGTGCTCTTCAATCCCGCGATGAATATCGACACTCTTTTTAAAGAACGCGTCACTGGTGACACCAAAGGCTTCACGCTCGAAATGGCGGAGGCCATCACGCCGAACCGCTTCATCGCCAAGGACACCCCGCCGGCCATTTTCTTCTTCGGCACCGCAGACAAGCTCAAAACTGGCGCGGATGAATACATGCGCAAAGCACGCGAACTCGGGCTCCGCGCGGAAATGTGGACCGCCGCCGAGATGCCGCATGGCTTCTTCAATCGCGAGCCCTGGACCCAAGTGACCGCGCAGCAAATGCACGTCTTCCTCGCCTCACTCGGCTACCTGGGCGGAGAGTCAGCCGTGATCATGCCGGAGAAAGCTCCCGCGCTGAAAAAGGAGGAGTGA
- a CDS encoding metallophosphoesterase, translating into MSPLPASYSRRRALQTLFCSSAALALNVRRASAAEISKDGLHLLAIGDFGTGGADQKRVAAAMRSFITAQGIKPEAMLLLGDNFYSKDKAPGGFSTESPRWKNEIEDMYPAAAFPGPMHAILGNHDYHDNEGGQKVQLAYAKKPGVRWHMPSKWYRVDLGSQLTLICLDTNLPAVSGAKDKKSGKPRSSMTADEEREQLAWLKAELEKPRGAFTMVLGHHPLYSNGDHGDTKTLIQQWDGLFQQHHVHAYLCGHDHDLQHLEIEGKYTSHILSGGGGAKTRALEVTHKVPFGKMTHGFTHISVTAEALRFTHLDDQGLVLHSFTKKPDGSVVLG; encoded by the coding sequence ATGAGTCCCCTTCCCGCTTCCTACTCCCGTCGCCGTGCGCTCCAGACCCTGTTTTGCTCCAGTGCGGCGCTGGCGCTGAATGTGCGCCGCGCATCTGCGGCAGAGATCAGCAAAGACGGGCTGCATTTGCTGGCGATCGGTGATTTCGGCACCGGTGGCGCGGATCAAAAGCGAGTGGCGGCGGCGATGCGCAGCTTCATCACCGCGCAGGGGATCAAACCGGAGGCGATGCTGCTGCTGGGCGATAATTTTTACAGCAAGGACAAGGCTCCCGGCGGCTTCTCCACCGAATCGCCACGCTGGAAGAATGAGATCGAGGACATGTATCCCGCTGCGGCCTTCCCCGGCCCGATGCACGCGATCCTGGGCAATCATGACTACCACGACAATGAGGGCGGGCAGAAGGTACAGCTCGCCTACGCGAAGAAGCCCGGCGTGCGCTGGCACATGCCATCGAAGTGGTATCGCGTGGATCTGGGCTCCCAGCTCACGCTGATCTGCCTGGATACGAATCTGCCTGCCGTGAGTGGTGCCAAAGACAAGAAAAGTGGCAAGCCGCGTTCCTCGATGACAGCGGATGAGGAGCGTGAGCAGCTAGCGTGGCTGAAGGCGGAGCTGGAGAAGCCGCGTGGAGCCTTCACCATGGTGCTGGGGCATCACCCACTGTACTCCAATGGTGATCACGGTGATACCAAGACCCTGATCCAGCAGTGGGATGGCCTTTTCCAGCAGCATCATGTGCATGCCTACCTCTGCGGTCATGATCACGACCTGCAGCACCTCGAAATCGAGGGAAAATACACCTCCCACATCCTCAGCGGTGGTGGCGGGGCCAAGACGCGGGCGCTGGAGGTCACGCACAAGGTGCCTTTCGGCAAAATGACGCACGGTTTCACGCACATCTCGGTGACGGCTGAGGCGCTGCGCTTCACCCACCTGGATGACCAGGGGCTGGTGCTGCACAGCTTCACCAAGAAGCCGGACGGCAGCGTGGTGCTGGGCTGA
- the murG gene encoding undecaprenyldiphospho-muramoylpentapeptide beta-N-acetylglucosaminyltransferase, translated as MKTSSSSPIHVLIACGGTGGHLFPGIAVGEVLAQRGHDVTLLISEKKIDSLAASGHKDLRFEKMPFLAMPRPWSPKMVGFLRGLWGGMRRCRQIIREHDVKVVLGMGGFTSFAPLYAGKKENCRTLIHESNAIPGKANKLNARYSDIVLCGLEACKPLFEKHTDVRVVGTPIRSNMREANSDDPHAFFKLEKDKRTLLIMGGSQGARGINRAVGMALDHFEKMGIQVLHIAGPGDYEEVRDVYAKHPLLAQHVAAFCHRMDLAYRVADLAIARSGASSMTELAWFGVPSLLVPYPHAAEDHQTRNAEIFHKAGAAIMMPESQLNADTLTDVVRSILSDSAKAAAMKKAAQNQAVRDSAEQIATLVEQEAVKTPVAV; from the coding sequence TTGAAAACCTCTAGCTCATCTCCCATCCACGTCCTGATCGCATGCGGCGGCACGGGCGGGCACTTATTTCCAGGCATCGCCGTCGGTGAGGTGCTGGCCCAGCGCGGGCATGATGTCACCCTCCTCATCAGCGAGAAGAAGATCGACTCCCTCGCCGCCAGTGGCCACAAAGACCTGCGCTTTGAGAAAATGCCCTTCCTGGCCATGCCGCGTCCGTGGTCGCCGAAGATGGTCGGCTTCCTCCGTGGACTCTGGGGTGGCATGCGCCGCTGCCGCCAGATCATCCGCGAGCATGATGTCAAAGTCGTACTCGGCATGGGCGGCTTCACCTCCTTTGCCCCGCTCTACGCCGGCAAAAAAGAAAATTGCCGCACCCTCATCCACGAGAGCAACGCCATCCCCGGCAAAGCGAACAAGCTCAACGCACGCTACTCCGACATCGTCCTCTGTGGCCTGGAGGCCTGCAAACCGCTCTTTGAAAAGCACACAGACGTCCGCGTCGTCGGCACGCCCATCCGCTCCAACATGCGTGAGGCCAACAGCGACGATCCCCACGCCTTCTTCAAGCTCGAGAAAGACAAGCGCACCCTCCTCATCATGGGTGGCAGTCAGGGCGCACGCGGCATCAATCGCGCCGTCGGCATGGCACTCGATCACTTTGAAAAAATGGGCATCCAAGTCCTCCACATCGCCGGCCCTGGCGATTACGAAGAGGTGCGTGACGTCTATGCGAAGCACCCGCTGCTCGCTCAGCACGTCGCCGCCTTTTGTCACCGCATGGATCTGGCCTATCGTGTCGCAGACCTCGCCATCGCACGCAGCGGAGCCAGCAGCATGACGGAGCTCGCGTGGTTCGGCGTCCCCAGCCTCCTGGTGCCCTATCCGCACGCCGCAGAAGATCACCAGACGCGGAACGCCGAGATCTTCCACAAAGCCGGAGCCGCCATCATGATGCCCGAGTCCCAGCTCAATGCCGACACCCTCACCGATGTCGTCCGCAGCATCCTCTCCGACTCCGCCAAAGCCGCCGCGATGAAAAAAGCCGCGCAAAACCAAGCCGTGCGCGACAGCGCCGAGCAGATCGCCACACTCGTCGAGCAGGAGGCTGTGAAGACGCCCGTTGCTGTTTAG